Proteins found in one Arthrobacter sp. U41 genomic segment:
- the trpD gene encoding anthranilate phosphoribosyltransferase, translated as MTSQASAQAAGNTWPRLINALIDGRDLTAGNTEWAMNSIMSGEASPAQVAGFLVALRSKGETVDELVGLVDAMIANASPIDIAGQKLDIVGTGGDQQNTVNISTMAALIAAGAGAKVVKHGNRAASSTSGSADVLEALGVRLDLPIPRVALNAEEAGITFCFAQVFHPSMRHAAVARRELGVPTAFNFLGPMINPAHVQASAVGVANERMAPLVAGVLAKRGSRGLVFRGNDGLDELTTTGPSRVWEIRNGAVREEMFEPRDLGIRQATLEELRGGDAAANAAVVRSVLAGGHGSARDAALLNAAAGLVAFDLDAVGPFNERMAAALKRAVESIESGAAAAVLDRWVALSRS; from the coding sequence GTGACTTCTCAGGCATCTGCACAGGCGGCAGGCAACACCTGGCCGCGGCTCATCAACGCACTCATTGACGGTAGGGATCTCACCGCCGGAAATACCGAGTGGGCGATGAACTCGATCATGTCTGGGGAGGCATCGCCCGCCCAGGTTGCCGGCTTCCTCGTGGCACTGCGGTCCAAGGGCGAGACGGTGGACGAACTTGTCGGCCTGGTCGACGCGATGATCGCGAATGCGAGCCCTATAGATATAGCAGGGCAAAAACTGGACATCGTTGGAACCGGCGGCGACCAGCAGAACACAGTCAACATCTCCACCATGGCCGCCCTGATTGCCGCCGGTGCCGGGGCCAAGGTGGTTAAGCACGGCAACCGTGCCGCTTCCTCCACGTCCGGCTCGGCCGACGTCCTGGAGGCCCTGGGGGTCAGGCTGGACCTGCCGATTCCGCGCGTGGCGCTCAACGCCGAAGAGGCCGGGATCACCTTCTGCTTCGCCCAGGTATTCCATCCCTCGATGCGGCACGCCGCCGTCGCCCGCCGTGAACTTGGCGTGCCCACGGCTTTCAACTTCCTCGGGCCGATGATCAACCCCGCCCATGTCCAGGCCTCGGCGGTGGGTGTCGCCAATGAGCGGATGGCCCCGCTGGTGGCCGGGGTGCTGGCGAAGCGCGGCAGCCGCGGACTGGTGTTCCGCGGCAATGACGGACTCGATGAACTGACGACCACCGGTCCGTCCCGTGTGTGGGAGATCCGGAACGGGGCGGTGCGCGAGGAAATGTTCGAACCGCGGGACCTCGGGATCCGCCAGGCCACCCTTGAGGAGCTGCGCGGCGGTGACGCTGCGGCCAATGCCGCCGTCGTGCGTTCCGTGCTCGCCGGGGGCCATGGTTCCGCGCGCGATGCCGCGCTGCTGAACGCGGCAGCCGGGCTCGTGGCCTTCGATCTCGATGCCGTCGGCCCGTTCAACGAGCGGATGGCCGCCGCGTTGAAGCGGGCGGTGGAGTCCATCGAGTCGGGTGCGGCGGCGGCCGTGCTGGACCGGTGGGTCGCGCTCTCGCGCAGCTGA
- the ctaE gene encoding aa3-type cytochrome oxidase subunit III — translation MGRSEFYRHNVYVTSATHAPSTPAHPTLNRPNMVSVGTVVWLSSELMFFAGLFAMYFTLRSTSGQMWAEETAKLNFPFALVNTIVLVASSFTCQMGVFAAERLQPRRSGGPLSFTRWGMNEWFTLTFIMGAFFVAGQAAEYAMLVSEHVSLSSNAYGSAFYITTGFHGLHVIGGLVAFLLIMGRSFAAKKFGHFEATSAIVTSYYWHFVDVVWIGLFLVIYVLK, via the coding sequence TTGGGCAGGAGCGAGTTTTATAGACATAATGTCTATGTGACATCTGCGACCCATGCCCCCAGTACCCCGGCGCACCCGACGCTGAATCGCCCGAACATGGTTTCTGTTGGAACCGTAGTCTGGCTGTCCAGTGAGTTGATGTTCTTCGCCGGTCTCTTTGCCATGTACTTCACACTCCGTTCGACTTCCGGACAGATGTGGGCCGAAGAGACAGCCAAGCTCAACTTTCCCTTTGCGCTCGTAAACACGATCGTCCTCGTGGCAAGTTCGTTTACTTGCCAGATGGGCGTTTTCGCCGCTGAGCGGCTTCAGCCGCGTCGAAGCGGCGGACCCCTCAGCTTCACCCGCTGGGGAATGAACGAGTGGTTCACCCTGACTTTCATCATGGGTGCCTTCTTCGTGGCCGGCCAGGCGGCTGAGTACGCCATGCTCGTTTCCGAGCATGTCTCGCTCTCCTCCAACGCTTATGGTTCGGCGTTCTACATCACCACGGGCTTCCACGGCCTGCACGTTATAGGTGGCCTGGTTGCCTTCCTCCTCATCATGGGCCGCTCCTTCGCAGCGAAGAAGTTCGGCCACTTCGAGGCAACCTCAGCGATTGTCACCTCGTACTACTGGCACTTCGTCGACGTCGTCTGGATCGGCCTCTTCCTGGTCATCTACGTCCTCAAGTAG
- the qcrC gene encoding cytochrome bc1 complex diheme cytochrome c subunit encodes MKALSQKRRHPLAAIALLLMGLLVTGGLYAVASSVNQAKATTSFSANDAEEGGKLFAANCATCHGMGASGSKDGPSLVGVGAAAVDFQVGTGRMPMQMNGPQAYKKPAQFNEEQTHQLSAYVATLGPGPSIPEAGVLDEKGNASAGGELFRVNCAMCHNAAAAGGALTRGKFAPALADVSGKHIYEAMVTGPQNMPVFSEANISPEGKRDIITFLKQIEANGSPGGADLGALGPVSEGLFVWIAGLGVIVAFTIWLTSRTS; translated from the coding sequence GTGAAGGCACTCTCGCAGAAGCGACGTCACCCTCTGGCAGCAATAGCGCTGCTGCTGATGGGCCTCCTGGTCACTGGTGGGCTGTACGCCGTTGCCAGCAGCGTCAACCAGGCCAAAGCCACCACCAGCTTCAGCGCAAATGACGCAGAGGAAGGCGGCAAGCTCTTTGCCGCCAACTGCGCCACCTGCCACGGCATGGGCGCCAGCGGGTCCAAAGACGGGCCCTCCCTGGTAGGCGTCGGCGCCGCCGCCGTTGACTTCCAGGTCGGCACCGGCCGCATGCCCATGCAGATGAACGGCCCGCAGGCCTACAAGAAGCCCGCCCAGTTCAACGAGGAGCAGACCCACCAGCTGTCCGCTTACGTTGCGACGCTCGGCCCCGGCCCGTCGATCCCCGAAGCAGGTGTCCTGGACGAAAAGGGCAACGCCTCTGCCGGTGGCGAGCTGTTCCGCGTGAACTGCGCCATGTGCCACAACGCTGCCGCTGCCGGCGGTGCGCTGACCCGGGGCAAGTTCGCTCCGGCCCTGGCGGACGTCTCCGGCAAGCACATTTATGAGGCGATGGTTACCGGCCCGCAGAACATGCCGGTCTTTAGCGAAGCCAACATCTCCCCCGAAGGCAAGCGCGACATCATCACCTTCCTGAAGCAGATCGAAGCCAACGGTTCCCCCGGCGGCGCGGATCTGGGTGCCTTGGGGCCGGTGTCTGAGGGTCTGTTTGTCTGGATCGCGGGCCTGGGCGTCATTGTCGCCTTCACCATCTGGCTGACGTCCCGGACGTCCTAG